One Ferribacterium limneticum genomic window, CGCTGCAGGGAACGGGTGCGAGCCGCCGCCTGCGTCGCGCTGGCACCGTCCCGGGTATTGTTTACGGTGGCGAAGCCGCCCCGCAAGCCATCGAAGTCGTCCACAACGACCTGCTGCTCAAGCTGAAGAAAGAGGCTTTCCATTCTTCCGTCGTCAACCTCGTCGTTGATGGCAAGAAGGAACAAGTCCTGCTGCGCGATTACCAGATGCACGCCTATCGTCCGCTGGTTCTGCACATCGACTTCCAGCGCGTTGATGCCACGCACGAACTGCACATCAAGGTGCCGCTGCACTTCACCAACGAAGAAGTTGGCCCGGGCGTCAAGCTCAACGGCGGTCTGGTCAACCACGTCATCACCGAAGTCGACGTGCATTGCCTGGCCAAGGATCTGCCCGAGTTCGTCGAAGTCGACCTGTCCGCACTGAATGTCGGCGACAGCATCCACCTCTCCCAGCTCAAGCTGCCGAACGGCGTCAAGCTGGTTGCCCACGCTACTGACGACGTCGTCGTCGGTATCGTTGCCGGCAAGGTTGGCGCTGCTGACGCCGCTGAAGGCGAAGCTGCTGCCGAGTAATTTCCGGCATCCTGCAGTCATAGCCGCCGCTGGCATCATGCCGCCGGCGGCTTTTTCGCACTTATAGCCCATGAACCCACCTCGCCTGATCGTCGGCCTCGGCAACCCCGGCCCGGAATATGAAGCGACCCGACACAACGTCGGCTTCTGGTTTGTCGACCATCTGGCTGACAAACTGAAGGCTTCACTCGCCCCGCAGGCCAAGTTCTACGGCAAGGCGGCGCGCGTCGGCGAAACCTGGCTGCTGCAGCCGATGACCTTCATGAACCGCTCGGGCCAGTCGGTGGCGGCGCTGGCCAATTTCTACAAGATTCCCCCGGAAGAGATTCTCGTCATCCACGACGAGCTCGACCTGCCCCCCGGCGGCATTCGCCTCAAGCAGGGCGGCGGCAACGGCGGGCACAACGGCCTGAAAGATATCCAGGCCAAACTCGGCACACCGGACTTCTGGCGCCTGCGCCTTGGCATTGGCCACCCGCGCACACTCGGCCTGTCCCAGCAGGTCGTCGATTTCGTGCTGCACCAGCCGCGCAAGGATGAGCTGCCGGATATCGAACACGCCCTCGCCCGCTGCCTGCTGGCGTGGCCCAAACTCGCCGCCGGAGATTTTGCCGGCGCCCAGCAACAGTTGCACGGCAAAGCCGTTTAGTTGGCAACCACTTAGGAAAACCCATGTCTTTGAAATGCGGCATCGTCGGCCTGCCCAACGTCGGCAAATCCACCCTCTTCAATGCTCTGACCAAGTCAGGTATTGCGGCGGAAAACTACCCCTTCTGCACCATCGAGCCAAATGTCGGCATCGTTGAGGTGCCGGACAAGCGCATGGCCCAGCTCGCCGAGATCGTCAAGCCGCAGCGCATGCAGCCGGCCATCGTCGAATTCGTCGATATTGCCGGCCTCGTCGCCGGTGCCTCGAAGGGCGAAGGCCTGGGCAACCAGTTCCTGGCCAACATCCGCGAAACCGATGCCATCGTGCACGTCGTACGCTGCTTTGCCGACGACAACGTGATCCACGTTTCCGGTGGCGTCGACCCGCTGCGCGACATTGAGGTCATCGATACCGAACTGGCGCTGGCCGACATGGCCTCCGTTGAAAAGGCGCTCAATCGCTACCGCCGTCCGGCCAGTTCCGGCGACAAGGAAGCGAAGATTCTGGTGGCTGTGCTCGAACGCTGCTTTGCCCAGCTTGACCAGGCCAAGGGCGTACGTGCCCTCGATTTCTCCAAGGAAGAACTGGCGCTGCTCAAGCCGTTCTGCCTGATCACCGCCAAGCCGGTGCTCTACGTCGCCAACGTTGCCGAAAACGGCTTCGAAAACAACCCGCTCCTCGACGCCGTGCGCGCCCACGCAGCTACCGAGAAGGCCCAGGTCGTTTCTGTTTGTGCTGCCATCGAAGCTGAAATCGCCGATCTCGACGAAGAAGAGAAGCAGATGTTCCTGGCTGATCTCGGCCTCGAAGAACCGGGACTCGACCGCCTGATCCACGCCGGCTACAAGCTGCTTGGTCTGGCCACCTACTTCACGGCCGGCGTCAAGGAAGTACGCGCCTGGACCATTCATCAGGGCGACACCGCGCCGCAGGCGGCCGGCGTCATCCATACCGACTTCGAGCGTGGCTTCATCCGCGCCCAGACTATTGCCTTTGACGATTTCATTGCCTACAAGGGTGAGGCCGGCGCCAAGGAAGCGGGCAAGATGCGCGCCGAAGGCAAGGAGTACGTCGTCAAGGATGGCGATGTGCTGAATTTCCTGTTTAACGTCTGATTGGAAGATTAGAATAACCTCATATACAGTCTGAATGACTCTATGACCAGCGCCAACGCAGTAGCGAGCAGCCTGCCCCCACCGGACAAGGATCTCCTGTCCGGGAAGGTCTTTCTGTGTGCCTTCGAGCAGAGCGATGAAGGCATGCTGGTGACTGATGGCCAGAATCTGATTGTTGCGGCTAACGGCGCCCTGTCCCGACTGAGTGGTTATTCGCTTGCAGAGCTGATCGGGCAGAATCCGCGCATTTTGTCCTCCGGCCGGGCCTCCCCTGACTTTTATGCGGCCATGTGGCAGGCGCTGGACACGCAGGATTACTGGGAAGGCGAGATCTGGAACAAGCAGAAGGATGGCGCCAACTATCCGCGCCTCCTCAAGATTTCGGTATTGCGCAACGCCGATGGCAGCGTCCGCAACCATGTCGCCAATTACACCGAGATCGACGCCAGCCACGAGGTTGCCGACCGTCTGGCCTACCTGGCTTATCACGACCCGCTGACCAATCTGCCCAACCGGCTGGCCTTCGAGTCGCAACTGGCGCAATCGCTGCGCAGTTGCGAGCGAGAGGGCAAGCAGCTGGCGCTGATGTTGATCGACCTCGACAATTTCAAGAACATCAACGACACGCTGGGCCATCATGTCGGCGACCAGTTGCTGCAGAATGTCGCGCTGCGCCTGCGTGAATGCGTGCGGGCCAGCGATCTCGTGGCACGCATCGGCGGCGACGAATTCGTCGTCGTTCTGCCCGACATCGAATCACCGCTGACCGCCGCCCGCGTCGCCAGCAAGATTCAGAGCAACCTGGCCGACAGCTACCGGATCGCCGATCACGTGCTCTACGCCACGCCGAGTATCGGCATCAGCCTCTATCCGATCGACGGCGGCGATCCCGGCACCCTGTTGCGCAACGCCGATACGGCGATGTACCACGCGAAAAGTGCTGGTCGCAACAATCACCAGTTTTACACGGCCCGGATGAACGAGGCGGCGGGCGAGCGTCTGGCGATGGAAAACGAGCTGCGCCAGGCGATTGCCGCCATTTCACCGGCGAGCAGCGAGTTTTCGCTGCACTTCCAGCCGCAGATCGAAACGGTCAGCGGTCGGGTCCTCGGCGTCGAGGCCCTGCTGCGCTGGAACAATGCAAAATTCGGGTCGGTATCACCGCTGCGCTTCATCTGCATCGCCGAAGAAACCGGCCTGATCCAGCCGCTCGGCGACTGGGTGATCTGGGAAACCTGCCGGCTCATCCGCGTCATGAAAAAGCATGGCATCGACGGCATCCGCGTCGCCATCAACATCTCGGCCCAGCAGTTGCGCCATGAAAACCTGCTGCTCCTCGTCCGTGGCGCGCTGGCCTGCTACGACCTGCTGCCCGAGGACATCGAGCTTGAGGTAACCGAGAGCACGGCCATGGAAAACCCGGAGATGACGCTGTCCATCCTCGACCAGCTGGCCGCCATGGGCATCGTGCTGGCCATCGACGATTTCGGCACCGGCTACTCCTCGCTGGCTTACCTCAAGCACCTGCCAATAAAGCGGCTCAAGCTCGACCGCTCGTTCGTCAAGGACATCGAGACCGACGTCAACGACGCGGCCATCTGTACCGCGACCATCGCCCTGGGCCACAGCTTGGGTCTCGAGCTGGTCGCCGAGGGTGTCGAAACCGAAGCCCAGCGCGACTTTCTCTCCGGGCTGGGCTGCGATTTCCTGCAAGGCTACCTGTTCAGCCGGCCGATGCCTTTCGACGATACGGTGGCTTACCTCAAGGCCCACCTCGCCACTGAGCGGCGCTAACGGATGACCTTGCGCCACTCGTCTTCGAAAGTTCGCACCAATACCTGATTGTTCAACTGATTGACCTCGGCCGGCAGGCGCGCCATGTCGGCCGGGAATTCGAACAGGCCGGGGAGGATTTCGGATGTCAAAAATCGCGTTTTTTTCCGGTCGACCGTGGGAATCGAAAATTCCTGCCGGCCGGCGATGATGTAGCCCCATTCACCGAAGGACGGGACCAGCGCGTGGTACGGCGCCGTCTTGAAACCCACACTTTCCAGCGTCGTCACGACGCACCAGTAGGATTGCCGAGCGAAAAGCGGCGAGGTCGACTGGACGACGATCAGGCCGCGCGCCGACAGGCGTTTTTCGAGCAGGCGGTAGAAGGCCGACGTGTACAGCTTGCCCAGCGCGTAATTGGCCGGGTCGGGAAAATCGATGACGACGAAGTCGAAGTACTCGCGGCTTTCCTCCAGCCACTGCAGGGCGTCGGCGTTGACTACCGTGACCTTGGGCGAACTCAGCGCGCCCTGATTGAGCGCGACGAGGGCAGGTGCCTTTGAGAACAGATCGGTCATCGCCGGGTCGAGATCGACCAGGGTTACCGACTCGACATTCGGGTACTTGAGGATTTCACGGACGGCCAGGCCATCGCCGCCACCGAGCACCAAAACCCGCTTCGCCCCCGGCAGGCTGGCCAGACCGGGATGGACCAGCGCCTCGTGGTAACGGTATTCATCGTGCGAGGAAAACTGCAGGTTGCCGTTGATGAACAGCCGCAGATCGTCGCGCCAGCGCGTGACGACGAGGCGCTGGTAGGGCGTCGTTTCGGCGTGGATGATGTCGTCGGCGTAGAGGTGGGTTTCGGCAATGGTCGTCAGTTGCCCGGCCCCGGCGAAACCGGCGGCGAGCAGGCCGAAGACCGTCCAGCTTTGCACAGCAAGCCAACGCCGCGATGGCAGTTGATCGCGGAACAGATGCAGTGCCCAGAGCGCCACGGCGACGTTGAGCACGCCAAACAGCAGGCCCGTCCGGACCATGCCGATCTGCGGCGCCAGTACCAGCGGGAAGAGGATGGAGACCGCCAGCGCGCCGAGATAATCGAAAGTGAGCACTTGCGACACGAGGTCCTTGAAGGCCAGTTCACGCTTCAGGATGCGCATGACCAGGGGGATTTCGAGGCCTACCAGCACGCCGACGCCGAACACGGCGAGGTAGAGCACCAGTTTGAACGGCCCGCCCAGCCAGGTGAAAACGAGGAACAGCCCGATGGCCGAAAAGCCGCCGAGCAGGCCTACCATGAGTTCGATCTGGATGAAGCGCCCGATCAGGTCGCGCGTAATGTATTTCGACAGCCACGACCCGGCGCCCATGG contains:
- a CDS encoding putative bifunctional diguanylate cyclase/phosphodiesterase, which produces MTSANAVASSLPPPDKDLLSGKVFLCAFEQSDEGMLVTDGQNLIVAANGALSRLSGYSLAELIGQNPRILSSGRASPDFYAAMWQALDTQDYWEGEIWNKQKDGANYPRLLKISVLRNADGSVRNHVANYTEIDASHEVADRLAYLAYHDPLTNLPNRLAFESQLAQSLRSCEREGKQLALMLIDLDNFKNINDTLGHHVGDQLLQNVALRLRECVRASDLVARIGGDEFVVVLPDIESPLTAARVASKIQSNLADSYRIADHVLYATPSIGISLYPIDGGDPGTLLRNADTAMYHAKSAGRNNHQFYTARMNEAAGERLAMENELRQAIAAISPASSEFSLHFQPQIETVSGRVLGVEALLRWNNAKFGSVSPLRFICIAEETGLIQPLGDWVIWETCRLIRVMKKHGIDGIRVAINISAQQLRHENLLLLVRGALACYDLLPEDIELEVTESTAMENPEMTLSILDQLAAMGIVLAIDDFGTGYSSLAYLKHLPIKRLKLDRSFVKDIETDVNDAAICTATIALGHSLGLELVAEGVETEAQRDFLSGLGCDFLQGYLFSRPMPFDDTVAYLKAHLATERR
- the pth gene encoding aminoacyl-tRNA hydrolase produces the protein MNPPRLIVGLGNPGPEYEATRHNVGFWFVDHLADKLKASLAPQAKFYGKAARVGETWLLQPMTFMNRSGQSVAALANFYKIPPEEILVIHDELDLPPGGIRLKQGGGNGGHNGLKDIQAKLGTPDFWRLRLGIGHPRTLGLSQQVVDFVLHQPRKDELPDIEHALARCLLAWPKLAAGDFAGAQQQLHGKAV
- a CDS encoding polyamine aminopropyltransferase, whose product is MRHALLFSVFVIASCGLAYELIAGALSSYLLGDSVTQFSTVIGTYLFAMGAGSWLSKYITRDLIGRFIQIELMVGLLGGFSAIGLFLVFTWLGGPFKLVLYLAVFGVGVLVGLEIPLVMRILKRELAFKDLVSQVLTFDYLGALAVSILFPLVLAPQIGMVRTGLLFGVLNVAVALWALHLFRDQLPSRRWLAVQSWTVFGLLAAGFAGAGQLTTIAETHLYADDIIHAETTPYQRLVVTRWRDDLRLFINGNLQFSSHDEYRYHEALVHPGLASLPGAKRVLVLGGGDGLAVREILKYPNVESVTLVDLDPAMTDLFSKAPALVALNQGALSSPKVTVVNADALQWLEESREYFDFVVIDFPDPANYALGKLYTSAFYRLLEKRLSARGLIVVQSTSPLFARQSYWCVVTTLESVGFKTAPYHALVPSFGEWGYIIAGRQEFSIPTVDRKKTRFLTSEILPGLFEFPADMARLPAEVNQLNNQVLVRTFEDEWRKVIR
- the ychF gene encoding redox-regulated ATPase YchF, whose protein sequence is MSLKCGIVGLPNVGKSTLFNALTKSGIAAENYPFCTIEPNVGIVEVPDKRMAQLAEIVKPQRMQPAIVEFVDIAGLVAGASKGEGLGNQFLANIRETDAIVHVVRCFADDNVIHVSGGVDPLRDIEVIDTELALADMASVEKALNRYRRPASSGDKEAKILVAVLERCFAQLDQAKGVRALDFSKEELALLKPFCLITAKPVLYVANVAENGFENNPLLDAVRAHAATEKAQVVSVCAAIEAEIADLDEEEKQMFLADLGLEEPGLDRLIHAGYKLLGLATYFTAGVKEVRAWTIHQGDTAPQAAGVIHTDFERGFIRAQTIAFDDFIAYKGEAGAKEAGKMRAEGKEYVVKDGDVLNFLFNV
- a CDS encoding 50S ribosomal protein L25/general stress protein Ctc, whose protein sequence is MQFELIAQARTLQGTGASRRLRRAGTVPGIVYGGEAAPQAIEVVHNDLLLKLKKEAFHSSVVNLVVDGKKEQVLLRDYQMHAYRPLVLHIDFQRVDATHELHIKVPLHFTNEEVGPGVKLNGGLVNHVITEVDVHCLAKDLPEFVEVDLSALNVGDSIHLSQLKLPNGVKLVAHATDDVVVGIVAGKVGAADAAEGEAAAE